From Actinosynnema mirum DSM 43827, a single genomic window includes:
- a CDS encoding sigma-70 family RNA polymerase sigma factor yields the protein MNSPGGTRVEPRSGAAARSRAEELVTTLYAQFEGVLLAHVLKLTGNDRQWAEDVVQETLIRAWRNAETLVSDPRMLRGWLLTVSRRIVIDDWRGRRARPVEVELTGDDVALEPDRTEQGLSRMVLADLIGKLGAEHREAICETYVRGRTVREAAVVLGIPEGTVKSRVYHAMKILRRSMEESR from the coding sequence ATGAATTCACCGGGCGGAACGCGGGTGGAGCCCCGGTCGGGCGCCGCCGCGCGGAGCAGGGCCGAGGAGTTGGTGACGACCCTCTACGCGCAGTTCGAGGGGGTCCTGCTGGCCCACGTGCTCAAGCTGACCGGCAACGACCGGCAGTGGGCGGAGGACGTCGTCCAGGAGACCCTCATCCGGGCGTGGCGCAACGCGGAAACGCTGGTCAGCGACCCGAGGATGCTGCGGGGCTGGCTGCTGACGGTGTCCCGCCGGATCGTGATCGACGACTGGCGCGGGCGTCGCGCCAGACCCGTGGAGGTGGAGCTGACCGGCGACGACGTCGCCCTGGAGCCCGACCGGACCGAGCAGGGGCTGTCCCGCATGGTGCTCGCCGATCTCATCGGGAAGCTCGGTGCCGAGCACCGGGAAGCGATCTGCGAGACCTACGTGCGCGGCCGGACCGTCCGCGAGGCGGCGGTCGTGCTGGGCATTCCCGAAGGGACCGTGAAGTCCCGCGTCTACCACGCCATGAAGATCCTGCGCCGATCAATGGAGGAGTCGCGCTGA
- a CDS encoding TIGR03936 family radical SAM-associated protein: protein MQKLRVRYAKRGRLRFTSHRDVARTFERALRRAGVPMAYSQGFSPHPKVSWVGAAPTGVASEAEYVEVSVVDAVDPEALRAELDRAMPPGLDVLEVVQAEGGSLTERIEASAWRVELPGVDPERLSEAVSALLAAESVEVERLTKNGKRMIDVRPAVVTASVAGPASGEAPSSDAEHDAGGLSLPCGILVMVVRQLTPTVRPDDVLSALGVVADLVPPVPAKATRMAQGRLDDEGGLVDPLALDRASVEEG, encoded by the coding sequence GTGCAGAAGCTGCGCGTGCGCTACGCCAAGCGCGGCAGGCTCCGGTTCACGTCGCACCGCGACGTGGCCCGCACCTTCGAGCGCGCGCTGCGCCGAGCGGGCGTGCCCATGGCCTACTCCCAGGGCTTCAGCCCTCACCCGAAGGTGTCGTGGGTGGGCGCCGCGCCGACCGGGGTGGCCAGCGAGGCCGAGTACGTGGAGGTGTCCGTCGTCGACGCGGTCGACCCCGAAGCGCTGCGCGCCGAGCTCGACCGGGCCATGCCGCCGGGGCTCGACGTGCTCGAAGTGGTGCAGGCCGAAGGGGGGTCGCTGACCGAGCGCATCGAGGCGAGCGCCTGGCGGGTGGAGCTGCCCGGCGTGGACCCCGAACGGTTGTCCGAAGCGGTGTCCGCCCTGCTCGCGGCCGAGTCGGTCGAGGTCGAGCGGCTCACCAAGAACGGCAAGAGGATGATCGACGTGCGCCCCGCCGTGGTCACCGCGTCGGTCGCTGGCCCCGCTTCGGGCGAAGCCCCTTCGAGCGACGCGGAACACGATGCAGGGGGTTTGTCACTTCCGTGTGGGATACTTGTCATGGTCGTGCGGCAGCTAACCCCTACTGTGCGACCCGACGACGTGCTGAGCGCGCTCGGAGTCGTCGCCGACCTCGTTCCGCCGGTCCCCGCGAAGGCGACCCGGATGGCGCAGGGGCGGCTCGACGACGAAGGCGGCCTGGTCGACCCGCTCGCCCTGGACAGGGCGTCGGTGGAGGAGGGCTGA
- a CDS encoding NADH-ubiquinone oxidoreductase-F iron-sulfur binding region domain-containing protein — translation MGAPDGAALGRLSRRLPLLTGRGACAHPDGAVRLAASALEVFADEVRGHLAGRCGGAR, via the coding sequence TTGGGTGCGCCGGATGGGGCGGCGCTGGGGCGGTTGTCGCGGCGGTTGCCGCTGCTCACCGGTCGGGGGGCGTGCGCTCACCCGGACGGGGCGGTGCGGCTGGCGGCGAGCGCGCTGGAGGTGTTCGCGGACGAGGTGCGCGGGCACCTCGCGGGCCGGTGCGGGGGCGCGCGGTGA
- a CDS encoding FAD:protein FMN transferase — MRTAVFPALGATAVVVLGDGPLAEAEALVRAEVRAVDEACSRFRADSEISAVHRAAGREVEVSPLLAEAVGTALRAAELTGGLVDPTVGTALCALGYDRDFAQVRRIDPRPVEPVPAPGWWRVGLDAAGSRLVVPRGVLLDLGATAKALCADRAARAVSAALGCGVLVSLGGDLATAGTPPEGGWHIGVGDDHVGLASQIVTIRSGGLATSGTVRRRWKRAGRVVHHIIDPRTGDVPAPCWRTASVVAVDCVTGNTASTAAVLLGEDAPAWLAERGLHARLVGEDGRVVEVGGWPAERRSAA; from the coding sequence GTGAGGACCGCCGTGTTCCCCGCGCTCGGCGCCACGGCCGTCGTCGTGCTCGGCGATGGGCCGCTGGCCGAGGCGGAGGCCCTGGTCAGGGCCGAGGTGCGGGCGGTGGACGAGGCGTGCAGCCGGTTCAGGGCGGACTCGGAGATCAGCGCGGTGCACCGGGCGGCCGGGCGCGAGGTCGAGGTGTCGCCGCTCCTGGCGGAGGCGGTCGGCACGGCGCTGCGGGCGGCGGAGCTGACCGGCGGGCTGGTCGACCCGACCGTGGGCACGGCGCTGTGCGCGCTGGGCTACGACCGGGACTTCGCGCAGGTCAGGCGGATCGACCCGCGCCCGGTGGAGCCGGTGCCCGCGCCCGGCTGGTGGCGGGTGGGCCTCGACGCGGCCGGGTCGCGGCTGGTCGTGCCGCGCGGGGTGCTGCTGGACCTGGGCGCGACGGCGAAGGCGCTGTGCGCGGACCGGGCGGCGCGCGCGGTGTCGGCGGCGCTGGGCTGCGGGGTGCTGGTCTCGCTGGGCGGGGACCTGGCCACCGCCGGAACTCCACCCGAAGGTGGCTGGCACATAGGTGTGGGTGACGACCACGTGGGGCTCGCGTCGCAGATCGTGACGATCCGGTCGGGTGGGCTGGCCACGTCGGGCACGGTGCGGCGGCGCTGGAAGCGCGCCGGTCGTGTGGTGCACCACATCATCGACCCGCGCACCGGGGACGTGCCCGCGCCGTGCTGGCGGACGGCCAGCGTGGTCGCGGTGGACTGCGTGACGGGGAACACGGCGAGCACCGCCGCGGTGCTGCTGGGGGAGGACGCGCCCGCGTGGCTGGCCGAGCGGGGGCTGCACGCCCGGCTGGTCGGCGAGGACGGGCGGGTCGTGGAGGTCGGCGGCTGGCCCGCCGAGAGGAGGAGCGCGGCGTGA
- a CDS encoding S8 family peptidase: MPLLRRARAAAVSAALLATGLAAAPSASASAHTADGAGQAGPTAPGCVQTGRELRYLVVFDRGTSEPLASAEVGAACGRVETYHPQIAVAVATSTDPGFGTRMGDDRAYSAQAEATSRTKRKPDETAQLKSAVPETGDLTAQQWDMELVNAAAAHAVSTGSRDVVVGVLDSGVDPDHPDLAGALDPALSAGCTSGVADPARASWSPTTSPHGTHVAGTIAAADDGRGTTGVAPGVRIASVKVVDDDGFIYPEYAVCGFMWAAARGMAVTNNSYYIDPWVFTCRDQGGQSVVQEAVRRAVDYAADRGVLSVAAAGNEGADLTRPGRDALSPTNAAAKPRPVDSSCLVLPAQLRNVVAVSSVGSSKVKAGYSSYGLGAVDLTGPGGDRKQPADDGVPGCVLSTVPSGYDYSCGTSMAVPHVSGVAALLASGHPEASPAELTKMLGEQAETLPCPADYDLNGTGAQDGYCTGYSEYNGFYGHGLVDAEAAVKSPLTGVGGPVGDVPWQTGAGQAGSGSGSGSGQGGSGQGGSGQAEAGESGPVRTGGSGDRTEAGGAGTGSGTGKAATIG, from the coding sequence GTGCCCCTGCTCCGCCGCGCCCGAGCGGCAGCGGTCAGCGCCGCGCTGCTCGCGACCGGTCTCGCCGCGGCCCCGTCCGCCTCCGCGTCGGCGCACACCGCCGACGGCGCGGGCCAGGCCGGTCCGACCGCGCCGGGGTGCGTCCAGACGGGGCGCGAGCTGCGCTACCTGGTGGTCTTCGACCGGGGCACGAGCGAGCCGCTGGCCTCGGCCGAGGTGGGGGCCGCGTGCGGGCGGGTCGAGACGTACCACCCGCAGATCGCGGTGGCCGTCGCGACCTCGACCGATCCCGGTTTCGGGACCCGGATGGGCGACGACCGGGCGTACAGCGCGCAGGCGGAGGCCACGAGCCGGACCAAGCGCAAGCCGGACGAGACCGCGCAGCTCAAGTCCGCCGTGCCGGAGACGGGCGACCTGACGGCGCAGCAGTGGGACATGGAGCTGGTCAACGCCGCCGCCGCGCACGCGGTGAGCACCGGCAGCCGCGACGTGGTGGTCGGCGTGCTGGACTCGGGCGTCGACCCGGACCACCCCGACCTGGCCGGGGCGCTGGACCCGGCGCTGTCGGCGGGCTGCACCAGCGGCGTGGCCGACCCGGCGCGGGCGTCCTGGTCGCCGACGACCTCGCCGCACGGCACGCACGTGGCGGGCACGATCGCGGCGGCCGACGACGGGCGGGGCACCACGGGCGTCGCGCCGGGGGTGCGGATCGCGTCGGTGAAGGTCGTGGACGACGACGGGTTCATCTACCCGGAGTACGCGGTGTGCGGGTTCATGTGGGCCGCGGCGCGGGGCATGGCCGTCACGAACAACAGCTACTACATCGACCCGTGGGTGTTCACCTGCCGGGACCAGGGCGGCCAGTCCGTGGTGCAGGAGGCGGTGCGGCGCGCGGTGGACTACGCGGCGGACCGGGGCGTGCTGAGCGTGGCGGCGGCGGGCAACGAGGGCGCCGACCTGACCAGGCCCGGTCGGGACGCGCTGAGCCCGACGAACGCGGCGGCCAAGCCGAGGCCCGTGGACAGCTCGTGCCTGGTGCTGCCCGCGCAGCTGCGCAACGTGGTGGCGGTGTCGTCGGTGGGCTCGTCGAAGGTGAAGGCCGGGTACAGCTCGTACGGGCTGGGCGCGGTGGACCTGACCGGGCCTGGTGGGGACCGCAAGCAGCCCGCGGACGACGGCGTGCCGGGGTGCGTGCTGTCGACGGTGCCGTCGGGCTACGACTACTCGTGCGGCACGTCGATGGCGGTGCCGCACGTGTCCGGGGTGGCGGCGCTGCTGGCGTCGGGGCACCCGGAGGCCTCGCCTGCCGAGCTGACGAAGATGCTGGGCGAGCAGGCGGAGACGCTGCCGTGCCCGGCGGACTACGACCTGAACGGCACGGGCGCGCAGGACGGCTACTGCACCGGGTACTCCGAGTACAACGGGTTCTACGGGCACGGGCTGGTGGACGCCGAGGCTGCGGTGAAGTCGCCGCTGACCGGGGTCGGCGGGCCCGTGGGCGACGTTCCCTGGCAGACCGGGGCGGGGCAGGCCGGTTCGGGTTCGGGTTCGGGTTCGGGGCAGGGCGGGTCGGGCCAGGGTGGCTCGGGTCAGGCCGAGGCGGGCGAGTCGGGGCCGGTGCGGACCGGGGGTTCGGGCGACCGGACCGAGGCCGGTGGCGCGGGGACCGGGAGCGGGACGGGCAAGGCCGCCACCATCGGGTGA
- a CDS encoding SLBB domain-containing protein: MRPASSRAGAGAAEHLEAHGPLRFPPDREAFVAGLAAAGPVGRGSGGFPAHLKAASVVGARVVVANGCEGEPLSGEDRALLERAPHLVPDGLVVTAAATRLVTVAGDVREPGVREAPLGTTAEQFVELAGGGTEELAALLVGGCGGRWVRPVG; encoded by the coding sequence GTGCGGCCCGCAAGCTCCCGAGCGGGCGCTGGGGCGGCGGAGCACCTGGAGGCGCACGGGCCGCTGCGGTTCCCGCCGGACCGGGAGGCGTTCGTGGCGGGGCTGGCGGCGGCGGGGCCGGTCGGCCGGGGCAGTGGCGGTTTCCCCGCGCACCTGAAGGCGGCCTCGGTGGTCGGGGCCCGCGTGGTGGTGGCGAACGGGTGCGAGGGCGAGCCGCTCAGCGGCGAGGACCGGGCCCTGCTGGAGCGGGCCCCGCACCTGGTGCCGGACGGGCTGGTGGTGACGGCGGCGGCGACGCGGCTGGTGACGGTGGCCGGTGACGTGCGGGAGCCGGGGGTGCGCGAGGCGCCGCTCGGGACGACCGCCGAGCAGTTCGTGGAGCTGGCGGGCGGTGGGACCGAGGAGCTGGCGGCGCTGCTGGTCGGCGGGTGCGGGGGGCGGTGGGTGCGGCCGGTGGGGTGA
- a CDS encoding ferric reductase-like transmembrane domain-containing protein: MSEEALWFAGRATGLVSLVLLTAVVVLGVLGVRRVASARWPRFAVGDLHRGVSLLAVAFLLVHVGAAVAGEHVDVPAVAALVPFASGHRPVAVGLGAVALDLLVAVLLTSALRTRLPHRAWRAVHWAGYALWPVALAHGLLLADVDSGVLPVVVLDVLCLAAVGISVAWRVAAPRKAAV; this comes from the coding sequence GTGAGCGAGGAGGCGCTGTGGTTCGCGGGCCGGGCCACCGGCCTGGTGTCGCTGGTGCTGCTGACGGCGGTGGTCGTCCTGGGCGTGCTGGGGGTGCGGCGGGTCGCGTCGGCGCGCTGGCCGCGGTTCGCGGTGGGCGACCTGCACCGCGGGGTGTCGCTGCTGGCCGTCGCGTTCCTGCTGGTGCACGTGGGCGCGGCGGTGGCGGGCGAGCACGTGGACGTCCCGGCGGTCGCGGCGCTGGTCCCGTTCGCCTCCGGCCACCGACCGGTGGCGGTGGGGCTGGGCGCGGTGGCGCTGGACCTGCTGGTGGCGGTGCTGCTGACCAGCGCGCTGCGCACGCGGCTGCCGCACCGGGCGTGGCGGGCGGTGCACTGGGCCGGGTACGCGCTGTGGCCGGTGGCGCTGGCGCACGGGCTGCTGCTGGCGGACGTGGACAGCGGGGTGCTGCCGGTGGTGGTGCTGGACGTGCTGTGCCTGGCGGCGGTGGGGATCTCGGTGGCGTGGCGGGTGGCCGCGCCGAGGAAGGCCGCGGTGTGA
- a CDS encoding AAA family ATPase encodes MSASSPARQVDPRTRGAHRPPLVGRAGELRAFRALLRAASAGRTVGVLVDGEFGSGKSALLAEVAAQARDLGFTAASAVATRLESELRGAVVGQLAEDLLDGPGDVAPSLEAFLQLVRASVERAPLLLVVDDAHVADAWSLRCLAYLLRRLRDRPLLVVLSSATGQPPAADLLLSELLPEDHHLLRLPRLTPDAVADLLAGVLPAPLPEGLAAAAHEATAGNPRLLESLVAVLRARAALGPKARITRTPGPAGFGAQAPGRSGADTPGRPGPGDTAGGGPGSGPAARGRSSGAVPQGGATPGDAVRSSVDPGPGTGVPAVVGPGATPPGRAGFDPASFAPAEFDPTGFDPTGLAPGTPAAFDVAALVPSGFGSASLVPAAFGVSALATDLDPADLDPAALDPAEVAGLAAPELGELLRLRLRVRPGAAEVVRATAVLGEDATVDRVAELAGVEHREVLALVDALVRLRLLRDGTPLAFNHPYLRACVLADLPVATRAADHARAASALAEAGEPARRVAAHLRQAHDVPLPWGVPVLREAARSALRAGDPAEARACLERALRERAAPAERLGARLELVHAVFLADPAEGASLLRESLVLADDTGLAADQAAQLLLRLCRPVDARFALALGPQLVARLGPADHDRSWRLRALCFLAGAGNNPGLALRAGVLLRELEAEPPTSPELRQTRSALLALGHALRGDSAARAAGHAELALTGPDTGVLTRPFAFAVATCFLADSPRLSEGLRHALGSRAEPRDHHLDRGAALALAQGLHHLATGDLVRANTFLKWQLRLFAEQSAPPRDRLGDRPADAGEWAGPVEDCPMAVLCAARLTEALVDLGRFDEARELLAKHGLTDRLPEVFGHNTTLWARGRLKLAGGDAEGALTDARECGRRLAAAQLGSAPLLPWRPLAVRALLALGRRDQAVRLAGEELAVARRWGAPRALGVALLAVGLTSEDDAGTRALAQAVQHLEGTTARLALAEALCELGARLRRRGRPERAIPHLRRAVELSAACEAKPLIARAGEELRACEPTTVQGTEHGLTRQEVRVAGMAAQGLTNRQIAEALFLTRRTVELHLSGAYRKLGIAGRADLPAALTPPVPPAG; translated from the coding sequence GTGAGCGCATCGAGCCCCGCGCGGCAGGTGGACCCGAGAACGCGGGGCGCGCACCGCCCGCCGCTGGTCGGCAGGGCGGGGGAGCTGCGCGCCTTCCGGGCGCTGCTGCGCGCCGCGTCGGCCGGGCGCACCGTCGGGGTGCTGGTGGACGGCGAGTTCGGCTCCGGCAAGTCCGCGCTGCTGGCCGAGGTCGCCGCGCAGGCCCGCGACCTGGGCTTCACCGCCGCGTCCGCGGTCGCCACCCGGCTGGAGAGCGAGCTGCGCGGCGCCGTCGTCGGGCAGCTCGCCGAGGACCTGCTGGACGGCCCCGGTGACGTGGCGCCCTCGCTGGAGGCGTTCCTGCAGCTGGTGCGCGCCTCGGTCGAGCGCGCCCCGCTGCTGCTCGTGGTCGACGACGCGCACGTCGCCGACGCCTGGTCCCTGCGCTGCCTGGCCTACCTGCTGCGCAGGCTCCGCGACCGCCCCCTGCTGGTCGTGCTGTCCTCGGCGACGGGCCAACCGCCCGCCGCCGACCTGCTGCTGTCCGAGCTGCTGCCCGAGGACCACCACCTGCTGCGCCTGCCCCGCCTGACCCCCGACGCGGTCGCCGACCTGCTGGCGGGCGTCCTGCCCGCCCCCCTCCCCGAGGGCCTGGCCGCGGCGGCCCACGAGGCCACGGCGGGCAACCCCAGACTGCTGGAGTCCCTGGTCGCGGTCCTGCGCGCCCGCGCGGCCCTCGGACCGAAGGCCCGGATCACCCGCACTCCGGGCCCCGCAGGTTTCGGTGCCCAGGCGCCCGGCCGTTCCGGCGCGGACACCCCCGGTCGTCCAGGTCCGGGGGACACCGCCGGAGGTGGTCCCGGTTCCGGGCCTGCGGCTCGCGGTCGTTCCAGCGGTGCCGTACCCCAGGGCGGTGCCACGCCCGGCGACGCCGTCCGGAGCTCCGTCGATCCCGGCCCTGGCACAGGAGTCCCGGCTGTCGTCGGCCCCGGCGCCACGCCGCCGGGCCGTGCCGGGTTCGATCCCGCGTCGTTCGCCCCCGCCGAGTTCGACCCGACTGGGTTCGACCCGACTGGACTCGCCCCCGGCACGCCCGCTGCCTTCGACGTCGCCGCGCTCGTCCCGTCCGGGTTCGGCTCCGCCTCGCTCGTGCCCGCCGCGTTCGGCGTCTCCGCACTCGCCACCGACCTGGATCCCGCAGACCTCGACCCCGCCGCCCTGGACCCCGCCGAGGTCGCCGGGCTCGCCGCGCCCGAGCTGGGGGAGCTGCTGCGCCTGCGCCTGCGGGTCCGACCCGGCGCGGCCGAGGTGGTGCGGGCGACCGCCGTCCTCGGCGAGGACGCCACCGTCGACCGGGTCGCCGAGCTGGCAGGCGTCGAGCACCGCGAGGTGCTCGCCCTGGTCGACGCCCTGGTCCGGCTGCGCCTGCTCCGCGACGGCACCCCGCTCGCCTTCAACCACCCCTACCTGCGGGCCTGCGTGCTCGCCGACCTGCCGGTCGCCACCCGCGCCGCCGACCACGCCCGCGCCGCCTCGGCGCTCGCCGAGGCCGGGGAACCGGCCAGGCGGGTCGCCGCGCACCTGCGCCAGGCCCACGACGTGCCGCTGCCCTGGGGCGTCCCGGTGCTGCGCGAGGCCGCCCGCTCGGCGCTGCGCGCGGGCGACCCGGCCGAGGCCCGCGCCTGTCTGGAGCGCGCGCTGCGGGAGCGCGCCGCGCCCGCCGAGCGCCTGGGCGCGCGCCTGGAGCTGGTGCACGCGGTGTTCCTCGCCGACCCGGCCGAGGGCGCGTCGCTGCTGCGCGAGAGCCTCGTCCTCGCCGACGACACCGGCCTGGCCGCCGACCAGGCCGCCCAGCTGCTGCTGCGGCTGTGCCGCCCGGTCGACGCCCGGTTCGCCCTCGCCCTCGGCCCGCAGCTGGTCGCCAGGCTCGGCCCCGCCGACCACGACCGCTCGTGGCGGCTGCGCGCCCTGTGCTTCCTCGCGGGCGCGGGCAACAACCCCGGCCTGGCGCTGCGCGCGGGCGTCCTGCTGCGCGAGCTGGAGGCCGAGCCGCCCACGTCGCCCGAGCTGCGGCAGACCCGCTCCGCCCTGCTCGCGCTCGGCCACGCCCTGCGCGGCGACTCGGCGGCGCGGGCCGCCGGGCACGCCGAGCTGGCGCTGACCGGACCGGACACCGGGGTGCTCACCCGGCCGTTCGCGTTCGCCGTCGCCACCTGCTTCCTCGCCGACTCGCCCCGGCTGTCCGAGGGGCTGCGGCACGCGCTCGGCTCCCGCGCCGAACCCCGCGACCACCACCTCGACCGGGGCGCGGCGCTCGCGCTCGCGCAGGGCCTGCACCACCTGGCCACCGGCGACCTCGTGCGCGCCAACACCTTCCTGAAGTGGCAGCTGCGGCTGTTCGCCGAGCAGAGCGCCCCGCCGCGCGACCGGCTGGGCGACCGGCCCGCTGACGCGGGGGAGTGGGCAGGCCCGGTCGAGGACTGCCCGATGGCGGTGCTCTGCGCGGCCAGGCTCACCGAGGCGCTGGTCGACCTCGGCCGGTTCGACGAGGCGCGCGAGCTGCTGGCCAAGCACGGCCTCACCGACCGGCTGCCCGAGGTGTTCGGCCACAACACCACCCTGTGGGCGCGCGGCAGGCTCAAGCTCGCGGGCGGTGACGCCGAGGGCGCGCTGACCGACGCGCGCGAGTGCGGCAGGAGGCTGGCCGCCGCCCAGCTCGGGTCGGCCCCGCTGCTGCCGTGGCGACCGCTGGCCGTGCGCGCCCTGCTCGCGCTGGGCCGCCGCGACCAGGCGGTGCGGCTGGCCGGGGAGGAGCTGGCGGTCGCCCGCCGCTGGGGCGCCCCGAGGGCGCTCGGCGTCGCGCTGCTCGCGGTGGGCCTGACCAGCGAGGACGACGCCGGGACCCGCGCGCTCGCCCAGGCCGTCCAGCACCTGGAGGGCACCACCGCCCGGCTCGCGCTGGCCGAGGCGCTGTGCGAGCTGGGCGCGCGGCTGCGCAGGCGCGGCAGGCCCGAGCGGGCCATCCCGCACCTGCGGCGGGCCGTGGAGCTGAGCGCGGCCTGCGAGGCCAAACCGCTCATCGCGCGCGCGGGAGAGGAGCTGCGGGCCTGCGAGCCGACCACCGTCCAGGGCACCGAGCACGGCCTGACCAGGCAGGAGGTCCGGGTCGCCGGCATGGCCGCGCAGGGCCTGACGAACCGGCAGATCGCCGAGGCGCTCTTCCTCACCCGGCGCACCGTCGAGCTGCACCTGTCCGGGGCCTACCGCAAGCTCGGCATCGCGGGCCGCGCCGACCTGCCCGCCGCCCTCACTCCACCGGTTCCCCCGGCAGGGTGA